The following are from one region of the Salvia hispanica cultivar TCC Black 2014 chromosome 1, UniMelb_Shisp_WGS_1.0, whole genome shotgun sequence genome:
- the LOC125203301 gene encoding mitochondrial thiamine diphosphate carrier 1-like isoform X3 produces MEEAGQIKRALIDATAGAISGAVSRTVTSPLDVIKIRFQDNVTIYRFSWNQLHSGLCLAQMFMVRQSIPGFWRGNVPALLMVMPYTAIQFAVMQKLKAIVSGSSNTAFCNLLAAENHLRISPYISYISGSVSGCAATIGSYPFDLLRTILASQGEPKVYPNMRAALFNILETRGLRGLYAGLAPTLVEIVPYAGLQFGTYDTFRRWTMAWKQNRSQYQRLDPGVLTDVEVSICGLAAGICAKAVCHPLDVVKKRFQVQGLQRDRRYGARVRPRAYQNIHDAIVQILRSEGSAGLYKGIVPSVIKAAPATAVTFVAFEYASKWLRN; encoded by the exons ATGGAAGAGGCAGGGCAGATAAAGAGGGCCTTGATTGATGCCACCGCCGGTGCAATTTCTGGTGCTGTTTCAAGAACTGTGACATCACCTCTTGACGTCATCAAGATTAGGTTTCAG GATAATGTTACCATATACAGGTTCAGCTGGAACCAACTACACAGTGGGCTTTGCCTCGCACAGATGTTTATGGTCCGTCAAAGTATACCG GGATTCTGGAGGGGCAACGTTCCAGCACTTCTTATGGTTATGCCGTATACTGCAATACAGTTCGCAGTTATGCAAAAGTTAAAGGCAATAGTTTCTGGCTCTTCCAACACAG CATTCTGCAATCTCCTTGCTGCAGAAAACCATCTGAGGATAAGTCCATACATTTCGTACATTAGTGGATCAGTGTCTGGATGTGCTGCCACTATCGGTTCGTACCCGTTTGATCTTCTTAGGACAATCTTGGCATCACAGGGGGAGCCAAAG GTATATCCAAACATGAGGGCTGCACTTTTCAATATACTCGAAACTCGTGGGCTTCGCGGGTTGTATGCTGGATTGGCACCCACACTTGTTGAAATCGTCCCTTATGCCGGCTTGCAGTTTGGAACCTACGACACATTCAGGCGCTGGACTatg GCTTGGAAACAGAACAGATCACAATACCAGAGACTAGACCCTGGTGTTCTCACAGACGTTGAGGTTTCCATCTGTGGTTTAGCTGCAGGAATATGCGCTAAAGCCGTTTGCCATCCCCTTGATGTGGTGAAGAAGAGATTTCAG GTCCAAGGCCTGCAGAGGGATCGGAGATACGGAGCTCGGGTGAGGCCTCGTGCATACCAGAACATCCATGATGCCATCGTCCAGATCCTACGCTCGGAGGGATCAGCCGGGCTGTACAAGGGCATTGTCCCATCAGTCATCAAAGCTGCACCGGCTACTGCTGTCACGTTTGTGGCCTTCGAGTACGCATCAAAATGGTTGAGGAATTGA
- the LOC125203350 gene encoding uncharacterized protein LOC125203350 encodes MGQAFRRATGRIGTTPPQLRKPIERPPAPPPHSDSSSFPLEKHPTADITQASEGVSRVNPENVLEDRDPQYDSMLSQMVGRIQAKPGGKLEMGEASVVESYKRPLPKLRNTKPESGRYEDRSAPPGTLKIAQLRQIILLHEGKSDEHDGPMDAGQIAKRFRIDVAQVQNILQFVSLPPEDDPKIKNDQE; translated from the exons ATGGGTCAGGCATTTCGTCGAGCAACTGGAAGAATTGGTACGACGCCGCCGCAGCTCCGGAAACCCATTGAGCGCCCACCGGCTCCACCTCCACATTCcgattcttcttcttttcccCTTGAAAAACACCCAACTGCTGACATCACCCAAGCTTCTG AGGGTGTATCAAGAGTGAACCCAGAAAATGTCCTCGAGGATCGAGACCCACAGTATGATTCCATGCTCAGCCAAATGGTGGGTAGAATTCAAGCAAAGCCTGGAGGAAAGCTTGAGATGGGCGAG GCCTCTGTGGTGGAGAGTTACAAAAGGCCTTTGCCAAAACTACGGAATACAAAACCCGAATCTGGCAGGTACGAGGATCGGTCTGCGCCACCTGGAACACTGAAGATAGCACAGCTGCGCCAAATCATTCTCTTGCACGAGGGCAAGTCGGATGAACACGATGGTCCCATGGATGCTGGCCAAATTGCCAAACGGTTCCGGATCGATGTTGCACAGGTTCAAAATATCCTCCAGTTTGTATCTCTTCCTCCAGAGGATGaccctaaaattaaaaatgatcaagaatga
- the LOC125203301 gene encoding mitochondrial thiamine diphosphate carrier 1-like isoform X8 has protein sequence MFMVRQSIPGFWRGNVPALLMVMPYTAIQFAVMQKLKAIVSGSSNTAFCNLLAAENHLRISPYISYISGSVSGCAATIGSYPFDLLRTILASQGEPKVYPNMRAALFNILETRGLRGLYAGLAPTLVEIVPYAGLQFGTYDTFRRWTMAWKQNRSQYQRLDPGVLTDVEVSICGLAAGICAKAVCHPLDVVKKRFQVQGLQRDRRYGARVRPRAYQNIHDAIVQILRSEGSAGLYKGIVPSVIKAAPATAVTFVAFEYASKWLRN, from the exons ATGTTTATGGTCCGTCAAAGTATACCG GGATTCTGGAGGGGCAACGTTCCAGCACTTCTTATGGTTATGCCGTATACTGCAATACAGTTCGCAGTTATGCAAAAGTTAAAGGCAATAGTTTCTGGCTCTTCCAACACAG CATTCTGCAATCTCCTTGCTGCAGAAAACCATCTGAGGATAAGTCCATACATTTCGTACATTAGTGGATCAGTGTCTGGATGTGCTGCCACTATCGGTTCGTACCCGTTTGATCTTCTTAGGACAATCTTGGCATCACAGGGGGAGCCAAAG GTATATCCAAACATGAGGGCTGCACTTTTCAATATACTCGAAACTCGTGGGCTTCGCGGGTTGTATGCTGGATTGGCACCCACACTTGTTGAAATCGTCCCTTATGCCGGCTTGCAGTTTGGAACCTACGACACATTCAGGCGCTGGACTatg GCTTGGAAACAGAACAGATCACAATACCAGAGACTAGACCCTGGTGTTCTCACAGACGTTGAGGTTTCCATCTGTGGTTTAGCTGCAGGAATATGCGCTAAAGCCGTTTGCCATCCCCTTGATGTGGTGAAGAAGAGATTTCAG GTCCAAGGCCTGCAGAGGGATCGGAGATACGGAGCTCGGGTGAGGCCTCGTGCATACCAGAACATCCATGATGCCATCGTCCAGATCCTACGCTCGGAGGGATCAGCCGGGCTGTACAAGGGCATTGTCCCATCAGTCATCAAAGCTGCACCGGCTACTGCTGTCACGTTTGTGGCCTTCGAGTACGCATCAAAATGGTTGAGGAATTGA
- the LOC125203301 gene encoding mitochondrial thiamine diphosphate carrier 2-like isoform X2, which produces MEEAGQIKRALIDATAGAISGAVSRTVTSPLDVIKIRFQVQLEPTTQWALPRTDVYGPSKYTGMLQATKDIFREEGFLGFWRGNVPALLMVMPYTAIQFAVMQKLKAIVSGSSNTENHLRISPYISYISGSVSGCAATIGSYPFDLLRTILASQGEPKVYPNMRAALFNILETRGLRGLYAGLAPTLVEIVPYAGLQFGTYDTFRRWTMAWKQNRSQYQRLDPGVLTDVEVSICGLAAGICAKAVCHPLDVVKKRFQVQGLQRDRRYGARVRPRAYQNIHDAIVQILRSEGSAGLYKGIVPSVIKAAPATAVTFVAFEYASKWLRN; this is translated from the exons ATGGAAGAGGCAGGGCAGATAAAGAGGGCCTTGATTGATGCCACCGCCGGTGCAATTTCTGGTGCTGTTTCAAGAACTGTGACATCACCTCTTGACGTCATCAAGATTAGGTTTCAG GTTCAGCTGGAACCAACTACACAGTGGGCTTTGCCTCGCACAGATGTTTATGGTCCGTCAAAGTATACCGGTATGCTGCAAGCAACAAAAGACATCTTTCGGGAAGAAGGATTTTTG GGATTCTGGAGGGGCAACGTTCCAGCACTTCTTATGGTTATGCCGTATACTGCAATACAGTTCGCAGTTATGCAAAAGTTAAAGGCAATAGTTTCTGGCTCTTCCAACACAG AAAACCATCTGAGGATAAGTCCATACATTTCGTACATTAGTGGATCAGTGTCTGGATGTGCTGCCACTATCGGTTCGTACCCGTTTGATCTTCTTAGGACAATCTTGGCATCACAGGGGGAGCCAAAG GTATATCCAAACATGAGGGCTGCACTTTTCAATATACTCGAAACTCGTGGGCTTCGCGGGTTGTATGCTGGATTGGCACCCACACTTGTTGAAATCGTCCCTTATGCCGGCTTGCAGTTTGGAACCTACGACACATTCAGGCGCTGGACTatg GCTTGGAAACAGAACAGATCACAATACCAGAGACTAGACCCTGGTGTTCTCACAGACGTTGAGGTTTCCATCTGTGGTTTAGCTGCAGGAATATGCGCTAAAGCCGTTTGCCATCCCCTTGATGTGGTGAAGAAGAGATTTCAG GTCCAAGGCCTGCAGAGGGATCGGAGATACGGAGCTCGGGTGAGGCCTCGTGCATACCAGAACATCCATGATGCCATCGTCCAGATCCTACGCTCGGAGGGATCAGCCGGGCTGTACAAGGGCATTGTCCCATCAGTCATCAAAGCTGCACCGGCTACTGCTGTCACGTTTGTGGCCTTCGAGTACGCATCAAAATGGTTGAGGAATTGA
- the LOC125205698 gene encoding pectinesterase-like, which produces MAEFDYMKTDAFVADLRTWLSAVVTNQETCVDAFENTTGDTSEKMKKLLETATELASNGLAMVTELATVISSFNLGSLGDMFGGSRRLLTAAEEEKRRLAQEIDTLAPDILVAQDGTGQFGTITEAVAAVKSDAENSTVIHVKAGVYNENVSIPKGKNKVVMIGDGPETTKVTGNKSFAGGVPTFYTATLDVNSEDFIAKDIGFENTAGVDGYQALALRVSGDRAIFYNVKVDGYQNSLCADVYRQFYSNCTITGTTDFVFGDALALFQNCTFVARTPGANRESVVFAQGRNDSNSNSVFVVQNGRITAEPALLEVQPPDRSYLGHPWKPYSRTIIMHTEIGNFINPVGWSTWIGKLGLNTCYYGEYENTGPGSETKNRVTWPGIRKITSEIAKTWTGSVIYVDDGWIKKSGVQYEPNLKEI; this is translated from the exons ATGGCGGAGTTCGACTACATGAAGACGGACGCATTCGTGGCCGACCTCCGGACGTGGCTCAGCGCGGTGGTGACGAACCAGGAGACGTGCGTGGACGCGTTCGAGAATACGACCGGAGACACTAGtgaaaagatgaagaagctTCTGGAGACGGCGACGGAGCTGGCGAGCAATGGCCTGGCGATGGTGACGGAGCTCGCCACGGTGATCAGCTCGTTCAACCTTGGCAGCCTCGGCGACATGTTCGGCGGCAGCAGGAGGCTTCtgacggcggcggaggaggagaagaGGAGGCTGGCTCAGGAGATTGACACGCTGGCGCCGGATATTTTGGTGGCGCAGGACGGGACCGGCCAGTTCGGGACCATCACGGAGGCTGTCGCGGCGGTGAAGAGCGACGCTGAGAATTCCACTGTGATCCATGTCAAGGCCGGCGTCTATAATGAGAATGTGTCGATTCCAAAGGGGAAGAACAAAGTTGTGATGATCGGAGACGGACCTGAAACGACTAAAGTCACCGGAAATAAAAGCTTTGCCGGTGGTGTTCCGACCTTCTACACCGCTACATTAG ATGTAAACTCAGAAGATTTCATAGCCAAGGACATCGGATTTGAAAATACGGCCGGCGTCGATGGATATCAAGCTTTGGCACTGCGCGTCTCCGGCGATAGGGCAATATTTTACAACGTTAAGGTTGATGGGTATCAAAACAGTCTTTGTGCCGACGTATACCGCCAATTCTATAGCAACTGCACCATCACCGGCACCACCGACTTCGTCTTTGGAGACGCACTCGCCCTTTTCCAAAATTGCACATTCGTGGCCCGTACGCCCGGTGCGAACCGAGAGTCCGTGGTTTTCGCACAAGGCCGCAACGACTCCAATAGCAACAGCGTTTTCGTCGTCCAAAACGGACGCATAACGGCCGAACCGGCGCTTCTGGAAGTGCAACCGCCGGATCGGTCGTACCTTGGCCACCCGTGGAAACCGTACTCGCGGACCATCATCATGCACACGGAAATTGGCAATTTCATCAACCCGGTCGGGTGGTCGACATGGATCGGGAAGCTCGGCCTTAACACGTGTTACTATGGCGAGTACGAGAACACGGGACCCGGTTCCGAGACAAAGAACCGAGTTACGTGGCCGGGTATACGGAAAATCACCTCGGAAATAGCGAAGACTTGGACCGGGTCGGTAATATACGTCGATGATGGGTGGATTAAAAAATCTGGAGTTCAATACGAACCTAACTTAAAggagatttaa
- the LOC125212698 gene encoding probable acylpyruvase FAHD1, mitochondrial, producing MCASMVRLSPPLSRSTLFRSIQTTKTTPCHRNMSTSASAIPTVGTKIIGVGRNYAAHAKEFGNAVPKEPVLFLKPTTSFLENGGKIEVPEPLEALDHEVELAVVISQRARDVPEVTAMDYVGGYALALDMTAREIQSVAKSAGLPWSAAKGQDTFTPISSILPKSMLPDPHNVELWLKVDGQIRQKGSTSDMIFKIPFLISHISSLFTLLEGDVILTGTPKGAGPVKIGQRIEAGITDLLDIHFDVERRRRVIH from the exons ATGTGTGCTTCGATGGTGAGATTATCGCCGCCGTTGAGTCGCAGCACACTCTTTCGGAGTATTCAAACCACCAAAACAACACCATGTCACCGGAATATGTCCACGTCAGCCTCGGCGATTCCAACCGTCGGAACCAAAATCATCGGCGTCGGCCGCAACTACGCCGCGCACGCCAAGGAGTTCGGAAACGCTGTTCCTAAg GAGCCGGTGCTGTTTCTGAAGCCGACGACGTCGTTTCTGGAGAACGGGGGTAAAATTGAGGTGCCTGAGCCGCTGGAGGCGCTGGATCATGAGGTCGAGCTGGCAGTTGTCATCAGTCAACGCGCCCGTGACGTGCCCGAGGTCACTGCCATGGACTACGTTGGAG GTTATGCTCTTGCTTTGGATATGACTGCTAGAGAGATCCAATCCGTTGCTAAG TCTGCAGGTCTTCCGTGGTCTGCAGCTAAAGGGCAGGATACCTTCACCCCGATCAGCTCTATC TTGCCTAAATCCATGTTGCCAGACCCTCACAACGTAGAACTCTGGTTGAag GTTGATGGACAAATTCGGCAAAAAGGATCAACGAGCGATATGATATTTAAGATCCCATTCTTGATTAGCCACATCAGCTCTCTCTTCACTCTTCTTGAAGGCGATGTCATATTGACAG GTACTCCTAAAGGTGCAGGCCCTGTTAAGATAGgccaaagaattgaagctgGAATAACTGACTTGTTGGACATTCATTTCGATGTTGAGAGACGCCGTAGAGTTATTCATTGA
- the LOC125203301 gene encoding mitochondrial thiamine diphosphate carrier 1-like isoform X4 has protein sequence MEEAGQIKRALIDATAGAISGAVSRTVTSPLDVIKIRFQDNVTIYRFSWNQLHSGLCLAQMFMVRQSIPGFWRGNVPALLMVMPYTAIQFAVMQKLKAIVSGSSNTENHLRISPYISYISGSVSGCAATIGSYPFDLLRTILASQGEPKVYPNMRAALFNILETRGLRGLYAGLAPTLVEIVPYAGLQFGTYDTFRRWTMAWKQNRSQYQRLDPGVLTDVEVSICGLAAGICAKAVCHPLDVVKKRFQVQGLQRDRRYGARVRPRAYQNIHDAIVQILRSEGSAGLYKGIVPSVIKAAPATAVTFVAFEYASKWLRN, from the exons ATGGAAGAGGCAGGGCAGATAAAGAGGGCCTTGATTGATGCCACCGCCGGTGCAATTTCTGGTGCTGTTTCAAGAACTGTGACATCACCTCTTGACGTCATCAAGATTAGGTTTCAG GATAATGTTACCATATACAGGTTCAGCTGGAACCAACTACACAGTGGGCTTTGCCTCGCACAGATGTTTATGGTCCGTCAAAGTATACCG GGATTCTGGAGGGGCAACGTTCCAGCACTTCTTATGGTTATGCCGTATACTGCAATACAGTTCGCAGTTATGCAAAAGTTAAAGGCAATAGTTTCTGGCTCTTCCAACACAG AAAACCATCTGAGGATAAGTCCATACATTTCGTACATTAGTGGATCAGTGTCTGGATGTGCTGCCACTATCGGTTCGTACCCGTTTGATCTTCTTAGGACAATCTTGGCATCACAGGGGGAGCCAAAG GTATATCCAAACATGAGGGCTGCACTTTTCAATATACTCGAAACTCGTGGGCTTCGCGGGTTGTATGCTGGATTGGCACCCACACTTGTTGAAATCGTCCCTTATGCCGGCTTGCAGTTTGGAACCTACGACACATTCAGGCGCTGGACTatg GCTTGGAAACAGAACAGATCACAATACCAGAGACTAGACCCTGGTGTTCTCACAGACGTTGAGGTTTCCATCTGTGGTTTAGCTGCAGGAATATGCGCTAAAGCCGTTTGCCATCCCCTTGATGTGGTGAAGAAGAGATTTCAG GTCCAAGGCCTGCAGAGGGATCGGAGATACGGAGCTCGGGTGAGGCCTCGTGCATACCAGAACATCCATGATGCCATCGTCCAGATCCTACGCTCGGAGGGATCAGCCGGGCTGTACAAGGGCATTGTCCCATCAGTCATCAAAGCTGCACCGGCTACTGCTGTCACGTTTGTGGCCTTCGAGTACGCATCAAAATGGTTGAGGAATTGA
- the LOC125203301 gene encoding mitochondrial thiamine diphosphate carrier 2-like isoform X1 encodes MEEAGQIKRALIDATAGAISGAVSRTVTSPLDVIKIRFQVQLEPTTQWALPRTDVYGPSKYTGMLQATKDIFREEGFLGFWRGNVPALLMVMPYTAIQFAVMQKLKAIVSGSSNTAFCNLLAAENHLRISPYISYISGSVSGCAATIGSYPFDLLRTILASQGEPKVYPNMRAALFNILETRGLRGLYAGLAPTLVEIVPYAGLQFGTYDTFRRWTMAWKQNRSQYQRLDPGVLTDVEVSICGLAAGICAKAVCHPLDVVKKRFQVQGLQRDRRYGARVRPRAYQNIHDAIVQILRSEGSAGLYKGIVPSVIKAAPATAVTFVAFEYASKWLRN; translated from the exons ATGGAAGAGGCAGGGCAGATAAAGAGGGCCTTGATTGATGCCACCGCCGGTGCAATTTCTGGTGCTGTTTCAAGAACTGTGACATCACCTCTTGACGTCATCAAGATTAGGTTTCAG GTTCAGCTGGAACCAACTACACAGTGGGCTTTGCCTCGCACAGATGTTTATGGTCCGTCAAAGTATACCGGTATGCTGCAAGCAACAAAAGACATCTTTCGGGAAGAAGGATTTTTG GGATTCTGGAGGGGCAACGTTCCAGCACTTCTTATGGTTATGCCGTATACTGCAATACAGTTCGCAGTTATGCAAAAGTTAAAGGCAATAGTTTCTGGCTCTTCCAACACAG CATTCTGCAATCTCCTTGCTGCAGAAAACCATCTGAGGATAAGTCCATACATTTCGTACATTAGTGGATCAGTGTCTGGATGTGCTGCCACTATCGGTTCGTACCCGTTTGATCTTCTTAGGACAATCTTGGCATCACAGGGGGAGCCAAAG GTATATCCAAACATGAGGGCTGCACTTTTCAATATACTCGAAACTCGTGGGCTTCGCGGGTTGTATGCTGGATTGGCACCCACACTTGTTGAAATCGTCCCTTATGCCGGCTTGCAGTTTGGAACCTACGACACATTCAGGCGCTGGACTatg GCTTGGAAACAGAACAGATCACAATACCAGAGACTAGACCCTGGTGTTCTCACAGACGTTGAGGTTTCCATCTGTGGTTTAGCTGCAGGAATATGCGCTAAAGCCGTTTGCCATCCCCTTGATGTGGTGAAGAAGAGATTTCAG GTCCAAGGCCTGCAGAGGGATCGGAGATACGGAGCTCGGGTGAGGCCTCGTGCATACCAGAACATCCATGATGCCATCGTCCAGATCCTACGCTCGGAGGGATCAGCCGGGCTGTACAAGGGCATTGTCCCATCAGTCATCAAAGCTGCACCGGCTACTGCTGTCACGTTTGTGGCCTTCGAGTACGCATCAAAATGGTTGAGGAATTGA
- the LOC125203301 gene encoding mitochondrial thiamine diphosphate carrier 1-like isoform X6, giving the protein MLPYTGSAGTNYTVGFASHRCLWSVKVYRYAASNKRHLSGRRIFGILEGQRSSTSYGYAVYCNTVRSYAKVKGNSFWLFQHRFAFCNLLAAENHLRISPYISYISGSVSGCAATIGSYPFDLLRTILASQGEPKVYPNMRAALFNILETRGLRGLYAGLAPTLVEIVPYAGLQFGTYDTFRRWTMAWKQNRSQYQRLDPGVLTDVEVSICGLAAGICAKAVCHPLDVVKKRFQVQGLQRDRRYGARVRPRAYQNIHDAIVQILRSEGSAGLYKGIVPSVIKAAPATAVTFVAFEYASKWLRN; this is encoded by the exons ATGTTACCATATACAGGTTCAGCTGGAACCAACTACACAGTGGGCTTTGCCTCGCACAGATGTTTATGGTCCGTCAAAGTATACCGGTATGCTGCAAGCAACAAAAGACATCTTTCGGGAAGAAGGATTTTTG GGATTCTGGAGGGGCAACGTTCCAGCACTTCTTATGGTTATGCCGTATACTGCAATACAGTTCGCAGTTATGCAAAAGTTAAAGGCAATAGTTTCTGGCTCTTCCAACACAGGTTTG CATTCTGCAATCTCCTTGCTGCAGAAAACCATCTGAGGATAAGTCCATACATTTCGTACATTAGTGGATCAGTGTCTGGATGTGCTGCCACTATCGGTTCGTACCCGTTTGATCTTCTTAGGACAATCTTGGCATCACAGGGGGAGCCAAAG GTATATCCAAACATGAGGGCTGCACTTTTCAATATACTCGAAACTCGTGGGCTTCGCGGGTTGTATGCTGGATTGGCACCCACACTTGTTGAAATCGTCCCTTATGCCGGCTTGCAGTTTGGAACCTACGACACATTCAGGCGCTGGACTatg GCTTGGAAACAGAACAGATCACAATACCAGAGACTAGACCCTGGTGTTCTCACAGACGTTGAGGTTTCCATCTGTGGTTTAGCTGCAGGAATATGCGCTAAAGCCGTTTGCCATCCCCTTGATGTGGTGAAGAAGAGATTTCAG GTCCAAGGCCTGCAGAGGGATCGGAGATACGGAGCTCGGGTGAGGCCTCGTGCATACCAGAACATCCATGATGCCATCGTCCAGATCCTACGCTCGGAGGGATCAGCCGGGCTGTACAAGGGCATTGTCCCATCAGTCATCAAAGCTGCACCGGCTACTGCTGTCACGTTTGTGGCCTTCGAGTACGCATCAAAATGGTTGAGGAATTGA
- the LOC125203301 gene encoding mitochondrial thiamine diphosphate carrier 2-like isoform X5: MEEAGQIKRALIDATAGAISGAVSRTVTSPLDVIKIRFQVQLEPTTQWALPRTDVYGPSKYTGILEGQRSSTSYGYAVYCNTVRSYAKVKGNSFWLFQHRFENHLRISPYISYISGSVSGCAATIGSYPFDLLRTILASQGEPKVYPNMRAALFNILETRGLRGLYAGLAPTLVEIVPYAGLQFGTYDTFRRWTMAWKQNRSQYQRLDPGVLTDVEVSICGLAAGICAKAVCHPLDVVKKRFQVQGLQRDRRYGARVRPRAYQNIHDAIVQILRSEGSAGLYKGIVPSVIKAAPATAVTFVAFEYASKWLRN; the protein is encoded by the exons ATGGAAGAGGCAGGGCAGATAAAGAGGGCCTTGATTGATGCCACCGCCGGTGCAATTTCTGGTGCTGTTTCAAGAACTGTGACATCACCTCTTGACGTCATCAAGATTAGGTTTCAG GTTCAGCTGGAACCAACTACACAGTGGGCTTTGCCTCGCACAGATGTTTATGGTCCGTCAAAGTATACCG GGATTCTGGAGGGGCAACGTTCCAGCACTTCTTATGGTTATGCCGTATACTGCAATACAGTTCGCAGTTATGCAAAAGTTAAAGGCAATAGTTTCTGGCTCTTCCAACACAGGTTTG AAAACCATCTGAGGATAAGTCCATACATTTCGTACATTAGTGGATCAGTGTCTGGATGTGCTGCCACTATCGGTTCGTACCCGTTTGATCTTCTTAGGACAATCTTGGCATCACAGGGGGAGCCAAAG GTATATCCAAACATGAGGGCTGCACTTTTCAATATACTCGAAACTCGTGGGCTTCGCGGGTTGTATGCTGGATTGGCACCCACACTTGTTGAAATCGTCCCTTATGCCGGCTTGCAGTTTGGAACCTACGACACATTCAGGCGCTGGACTatg GCTTGGAAACAGAACAGATCACAATACCAGAGACTAGACCCTGGTGTTCTCACAGACGTTGAGGTTTCCATCTGTGGTTTAGCTGCAGGAATATGCGCTAAAGCCGTTTGCCATCCCCTTGATGTGGTGAAGAAGAGATTTCAG GTCCAAGGCCTGCAGAGGGATCGGAGATACGGAGCTCGGGTGAGGCCTCGTGCATACCAGAACATCCATGATGCCATCGTCCAGATCCTACGCTCGGAGGGATCAGCCGGGCTGTACAAGGGCATTGTCCCATCAGTCATCAAAGCTGCACCGGCTACTGCTGTCACGTTTGTGGCCTTCGAGTACGCATCAAAATGGTTGAGGAATTGA
- the LOC125203301 gene encoding mitochondrial thiamine diphosphate carrier 2-like isoform X7, with amino-acid sequence MLQATKDIFREEGFLGFWRGNVPALLMVMPYTAIQFAVMQKLKAIVSGSSNTAFCNLLAAENHLRISPYISYISGSVSGCAATIGSYPFDLLRTILASQGEPKVYPNMRAALFNILETRGLRGLYAGLAPTLVEIVPYAGLQFGTYDTFRRWTMAWKQNRSQYQRLDPGVLTDVEVSICGLAAGICAKAVCHPLDVVKKRFQVQGLQRDRRYGARVRPRAYQNIHDAIVQILRSEGSAGLYKGIVPSVIKAAPATAVTFVAFEYASKWLRN; translated from the exons ATGCTGCAAGCAACAAAAGACATCTTTCGGGAAGAAGGATTTTTG GGATTCTGGAGGGGCAACGTTCCAGCACTTCTTATGGTTATGCCGTATACTGCAATACAGTTCGCAGTTATGCAAAAGTTAAAGGCAATAGTTTCTGGCTCTTCCAACACAG CATTCTGCAATCTCCTTGCTGCAGAAAACCATCTGAGGATAAGTCCATACATTTCGTACATTAGTGGATCAGTGTCTGGATGTGCTGCCACTATCGGTTCGTACCCGTTTGATCTTCTTAGGACAATCTTGGCATCACAGGGGGAGCCAAAG GTATATCCAAACATGAGGGCTGCACTTTTCAATATACTCGAAACTCGTGGGCTTCGCGGGTTGTATGCTGGATTGGCACCCACACTTGTTGAAATCGTCCCTTATGCCGGCTTGCAGTTTGGAACCTACGACACATTCAGGCGCTGGACTatg GCTTGGAAACAGAACAGATCACAATACCAGAGACTAGACCCTGGTGTTCTCACAGACGTTGAGGTTTCCATCTGTGGTTTAGCTGCAGGAATATGCGCTAAAGCCGTTTGCCATCCCCTTGATGTGGTGAAGAAGAGATTTCAG GTCCAAGGCCTGCAGAGGGATCGGAGATACGGAGCTCGGGTGAGGCCTCGTGCATACCAGAACATCCATGATGCCATCGTCCAGATCCTACGCTCGGAGGGATCAGCCGGGCTGTACAAGGGCATTGTCCCATCAGTCATCAAAGCTGCACCGGCTACTGCTGTCACGTTTGTGGCCTTCGAGTACGCATCAAAATGGTTGAGGAATTGA